Proteins encoded together in one Catellatospora citrea window:
- a CDS encoding beta-ketoacyl-[acyl-carrier-protein] synthase family protein, which produces MTGSRPDIVVTGIGLVTPVGQDLDDIFDALCTGRSGIVATPEGHSAQGSLEVMGKGPDIEAASVLPGPEARTLDRYIVHALVAAAQAMADADLVVGRDVDPYRAATVVSGTGGLATLEAQVITRTQKGRLGVSPYLLPGMLPNMATARIAIKYDLRGYSSSIGTACAAGAQSIAEGMRILRNDEADVVLVGCGEAPLFPTLADTFGNTRALAKGWADDPASASRPFDSRRNGLVLAEGAGVFVLERAADADARGRPAYATLHGWGGTTDAHHPTTPRPDGAGQAECMRRALADAGLSPADIGYLNAHATSTKLGDVAESLAVNTVFASAMPPVSSNKAVTGHMLGASGVIEAAATIMALGHGLLPPTVNLDDPDPACDLDHIRGKARQSPIGFALSNSFGFGGHNVSLVLGRPTTRLSRFAE; this is translated from the coding sequence ATGACCGGCTCCCGTCCTGACATCGTCGTCACGGGCATCGGCCTGGTCACCCCGGTCGGACAGGATCTCGACGACATCTTCGACGCCCTGTGCACCGGCCGGTCCGGGATCGTCGCCACCCCTGAGGGGCACTCCGCGCAGGGCTCCCTGGAGGTCATGGGCAAGGGCCCGGACATCGAGGCGGCCAGCGTGCTGCCCGGGCCGGAGGCCCGCACGCTGGACCGGTACATCGTGCATGCGCTGGTCGCCGCGGCACAGGCGATGGCCGACGCCGACCTGGTGGTGGGCCGCGACGTGGACCCCTACCGGGCCGCGACCGTGGTGTCCGGCACGGGCGGGCTGGCCACGCTGGAGGCGCAGGTGATCACGCGCACCCAGAAGGGGCGGCTCGGGGTGAGCCCGTACCTGCTGCCGGGGATGCTGCCGAACATGGCCACCGCGCGCATCGCCATCAAGTACGACCTGCGCGGCTACAGCTCCTCCATCGGCACCGCGTGCGCGGCGGGGGCGCAGTCGATCGCCGAGGGCATGCGCATCCTGCGCAACGACGAGGCGGACGTGGTGCTCGTCGGCTGCGGCGAGGCGCCGCTGTTCCCGACCCTGGCCGACACCTTCGGCAACACCCGCGCGCTGGCCAAGGGCTGGGCCGACGATCCGGCGTCGGCGAGCCGCCCGTTCGACTCGCGGCGCAACGGGCTCGTGCTGGCCGAGGGGGCGGGCGTGTTCGTGCTGGAGCGGGCCGCGGACGCGGACGCGCGGGGCCGGCCGGCGTACGCCACGCTGCACGGCTGGGGCGGGACCACCGACGCCCACCACCCGACCACACCCCGGCCCGACGGTGCGGGGCAGGCCGAGTGCATGCGGCGGGCGCTGGCCGACGCGGGGCTGTCCCCGGCCGACATCGGCTACCTCAACGCGCACGCCACCAGCACCAAGCTGGGCGACGTGGCGGAGTCGCTGGCGGTGAACACGGTGTTCGCCTCGGCCATGCCGCCGGTCAGCTCGAACAAGGCCGTCACCGGGCACATGCTCGGCGCGTCGGGGGTGATCGAGGCCGCCGCGACGATCATGGCGCTGGGCCACGGGCTGCTGCCGCCGACGGTGAACCTCGACGACCCCGATCCCGCGTGCGATCTCGACCATATTCGCGGCAAGGCCCGACAAAGTCCTATCGGTTTTGCACTGTCCAATTCATTCGGATTCGGCGGACATAATGTGAGCCTTGTCCTGGGTCGACCCACCACGAGACTCAGCCGTTTTGCTGAGTGA